A genomic window from Gossypium hirsutum isolate 1008001.06 chromosome D10, Gossypium_hirsutum_v2.1, whole genome shotgun sequence includes:
- the LOC107930746 gene encoding 60S ribosomal protein L23a, which produces MSPAKVDSKKKADPKAQAVKAAKAVKSGVTFKKKSKKIRTKVTFHRPRTLKKDRNPKYPRISATPRNKLDQYQILKYPLTTESAMKKIEDNNTLVFIVDIRADKKKIKDAVKKMCDIQTKKVNTLIRPDGTKKAYVRLTPDYDALDVANKIGII; this is translated from the exons ATGTCTCCAGCTAAAG TTGACAGCAAGAAAAAGGCCGATCCGAAGGCTCAAGCAGTGAAGGCTGCTAAGGCTGTGAAATCGGGTGTGACATTTAAGAAGAAGTCCAAGAAGATCAGGACAAAAGTTACCTTTCATCGGCCAAGGACTTTGAAGAAGGACCGTAACCCTAAGTATCCTCGCATCAGTGCAACACCAAGAAATAAGTTGGATCAATATCAAATTCTCAAGTATCCTTTAACTACTGAGTCTGCAATGAAGAAAATCGAGGACAACAACACCTTGGTTTTCATTGTTGACATCCGTGCTGACAAGAAGAAGATTAAAGATGCTGTGAAGAAGATGTGCGACATTCAGACAAAGAAAGTGAATAcgttgatcag GCCTGATGGAACCAAGAAGGCGTATGTTAGGTTGACTCCGGATTATGATGCTTTGGATGTGGCAAACAAGATTGGAATTATCTAA